In a single window of the Streptomyces sp. HUAS ZL42 genome:
- the glgB gene encoding 1,4-alpha-glucan branching enzyme, giving the protein MALRETSRPESGGPRPPGAPAIASDDRARLLSGAYHDPHSLLGAHPVPDGIAFRALRPFARSVSVVIDGHGTRLTSEGDGLFSAVLPLDEIPEYTIRVAYGDEEHEVHDPYRFLPALGDLDLHLVREGRHEQLWKALGAEPMTHQGVTGTRFTVWAPNAQGVRVAGDFTCWDGTAFPMRSLGSSGVWELFLPGIGEGTRYKFEVTSRYGGRCLKADPMARRTEVPPDTASIVHASHHEWGDDEWLARRAGTPVHEAPFSVYEVHLPSWRPGLTYRQLAEELPPYVKDLGFTHVELMPVAEHPFGGSWGYQVTGFYAPTSRLGSPDDFKYFVDALHRAGIGVIMDWVPAHFPKDDWALARFDGDPLYEPGDARRAEHPDWGTYEFDYGRIEVRNFLVANAVYWCEEFHIDGLRVDAVASMLYLDYSRDSGQWTPNVFGGREDLDAVAFLQEMNATVYRRAPGVITIAEESTAWDGVTRPTDSGGLGFGLKWNMGWMHDSLEYIGHEPVHRKYHHHEMTFSMIYAYSENYVLPISHDEVVHGKQALVSKMPGDWWQQRANHRAYLGFMWAHPGKQLLFMGQEFAQGAEWSEAHGPDWWLLDPGYAAAGDHRGVRDLVRDLNATYLATPGLWQRDTDPGGFRWVVCDAADDNVFAFLRFDAEGTPLLAVSNFSPVVRHDYRLDVPDDITAWQETLNTDAARYGGSDVTHPGPIKPEDGHILLTLPPLATVWLTPYPV; this is encoded by the coding sequence ATGGCTCTGCGCGAGACCTCACGCCCCGAGTCGGGCGGCCCCCGCCCGCCCGGGGCGCCCGCGATCGCCTCCGACGACCGTGCGCGGCTGCTCTCGGGCGCCTACCACGACCCGCACTCCCTGCTGGGAGCGCATCCGGTTCCGGACGGGATCGCCTTCCGGGCGCTGCGCCCCTTCGCCCGCTCCGTCAGCGTCGTCATCGACGGCCACGGCACTCGGCTGACCTCGGAGGGCGACGGGCTCTTCTCCGCCGTACTGCCGCTCGACGAGATCCCCGAGTACACCATCCGGGTGGCGTACGGGGACGAGGAACACGAGGTGCACGACCCGTACCGGTTCCTTCCGGCCCTCGGCGACCTCGACCTGCACCTCGTCCGCGAAGGCCGCCACGAGCAGCTGTGGAAGGCGCTGGGCGCCGAGCCCATGACGCACCAGGGCGTGACGGGCACCCGCTTCACGGTATGGGCGCCCAACGCCCAAGGGGTCCGGGTCGCCGGGGACTTCACCTGCTGGGACGGGACGGCGTTCCCGATGCGGTCGCTCGGTTCCTCCGGCGTGTGGGAGCTGTTCCTGCCGGGCATCGGCGAGGGCACCCGGTACAAGTTCGAGGTCACGTCCCGGTACGGCGGCCGGTGCCTCAAGGCCGACCCGATGGCGCGCCGCACCGAGGTACCGCCGGACACGGCCTCGATCGTGCACGCCTCGCACCACGAGTGGGGCGACGACGAGTGGCTGGCGCGGCGCGCCGGCACGCCCGTGCACGAGGCGCCGTTCTCGGTCTACGAGGTGCACCTGCCGTCCTGGCGGCCCGGGCTGACGTACCGTCAACTCGCCGAGGAACTCCCGCCGTACGTCAAGGACCTGGGCTTCACGCACGTCGAGCTGATGCCGGTCGCCGAGCACCCCTTCGGCGGCTCCTGGGGCTACCAGGTCACCGGTTTCTACGCCCCGACCTCACGGCTCGGCAGTCCCGACGACTTCAAGTACTTCGTCGACGCCCTCCACCGGGCCGGCATCGGCGTGATCATGGACTGGGTCCCGGCGCACTTTCCCAAGGACGACTGGGCGCTGGCCCGGTTCGACGGGGACCCGCTGTACGAGCCCGGGGACGCACGGCGGGCCGAGCATCCGGACTGGGGGACGTACGAGTTCGACTACGGCCGGATCGAGGTGCGCAACTTCCTGGTCGCCAACGCCGTGTACTGGTGCGAGGAGTTCCACATCGACGGCCTGCGGGTGGACGCCGTCGCCTCGATGCTCTACCTCGACTACTCGAGGGACTCGGGGCAGTGGACGCCCAATGTGTTCGGTGGCCGGGAGGACCTGGACGCGGTGGCGTTCCTGCAGGAGATGAACGCGACCGTGTACCGGCGGGCTCCCGGAGTGATCACCATCGCCGAGGAGTCCACCGCGTGGGACGGGGTGACCCGCCCCACCGACAGCGGGGGGCTGGGGTTCGGGCTGAAGTGGAACATGGGCTGGATGCACGACTCGCTCGAGTACATCGGGCACGAGCCGGTGCACCGCAAGTACCACCACCACGAGATGACCTTCTCGATGATCTACGCCTACAGCGAGAACTACGTCCTGCCCATCTCCCACGACGAGGTCGTCCACGGCAAGCAGGCCCTGGTGTCGAAGATGCCGGGCGACTGGTGGCAGCAGCGCGCCAACCACCGCGCCTACCTCGGATTCATGTGGGCCCACCCCGGCAAACAGCTGCTGTTCATGGGCCAGGAGTTCGCCCAGGGCGCCGAATGGTCCGAGGCGCACGGCCCCGACTGGTGGCTCCTCGACCCCGGCTACGCCGCCGCAGGCGACCACCGGGGGGTCAGGGACCTCGTCCGCGACCTGAACGCCACGTATCTGGCGACGCCGGGCCTGTGGCAGCGAGACACCGACCCCGGCGGCTTCCGATGGGTCGTCTGCGACGCCGCCGACGACAACGTCTTCGCCTTTCTCCGGTTCGACGCGGAGGGCACCCCGCTGCTGGCCGTGAGCAACTTCTCCCCCGTCGTCCGCCACGACTACCGCCTCGATGTCCCCGACGACATCACGGCCTGGCAGGAGACGCTCAACACCGACGCCGCGCGGTACGGCGGCAGCGACGTCACCCATCCCGGCCCGATCAAGCCGGAGGACGGGCACATCCTGCTCACGCTGCCACCGCTGGCCACGGTCTGGCTCACGCCGTATCCCGTGTGA
- a CDS encoding glutamate--cysteine ligase — MRTVGVEEELLLVDPETGEPQALSAAVLAHVEREVAEQDVFEKELHNQMLELNTHPQSGMAELGAEIVRCRKEAARHAAETGCAVAALATSPLPVSPAIGGNRRYRWMTEHYGIATREQLVLGCHVHVCVDSDEEGVAVIDRIRPWLSVLSALSANSPFWQGKDTGYSSYRSRVWQRWPSAGPTELFGSAERYHRRVADMLATGVILDKAMVYFDARLSRKYPTVEIRVADVCLHADTTLLVATLARGLVETAAREWQAGVAPSQHSVSLLRLADWRAARSGLTGELLHPTSMRHAPADTVVRSLLEHVEEALADSGDLDRARATCDELLRHGNGAQVQRALLERTGSLRDVVTECVRHTQS, encoded by the coding sequence GTGCGCACCGTCGGAGTGGAGGAGGAGCTCCTCCTCGTCGACCCGGAGACCGGCGAGCCGCAGGCCCTCTCCGCGGCGGTGCTCGCCCATGTCGAGCGGGAGGTGGCGGAGCAGGACGTCTTCGAGAAGGAACTGCACAACCAGATGCTCGAGCTCAACACCCACCCGCAGTCGGGCATGGCCGAGCTCGGTGCGGAAATCGTCCGCTGTCGCAAGGAGGCGGCCCGCCACGCCGCGGAGACCGGGTGTGCGGTCGCCGCGCTCGCCACGTCGCCGCTGCCCGTCAGCCCCGCGATCGGCGGGAACCGACGCTACCGGTGGATGACGGAGCACTACGGCATCGCGACCCGGGAGCAGCTCGTCCTCGGTTGTCACGTGCATGTCTGCGTCGACTCCGACGAGGAGGGCGTCGCGGTCATCGACCGGATCCGGCCCTGGCTGTCGGTGCTGTCGGCACTGAGTGCCAACTCTCCCTTCTGGCAGGGCAAGGACACGGGCTACAGCAGCTACCGCAGCCGGGTGTGGCAGCGCTGGCCGTCGGCCGGTCCCACCGAGCTCTTCGGCTCGGCGGAGCGCTACCACCGGCGGGTCGCGGACATGCTGGCCACCGGCGTCATCCTCGACAAGGCCATGGTCTACTTCGACGCGCGTCTGTCCCGGAAGTACCCCACGGTGGAGATCCGCGTGGCGGACGTCTGTCTGCACGCGGACACCACCCTGCTGGTCGCCACGCTCGCCCGCGGACTGGTCGAGACCGCCGCGCGCGAGTGGCAGGCCGGAGTGGCACCGTCGCAGCACAGCGTGAGTCTCCTGCGGCTGGCCGACTGGCGGGCCGCCCGCTCCGGGCTGACCGGCGAACTGCTCCACCCGACGAGCATGCGGCACGCACCCGCCGACACGGTGGTGCGGTCCTTGCTGGAACACGTCGAGGAGGCCCTCGCCGACAGCGGGGACCTCGACCGCGCCCGCGCGACCTGCGACGAACTGCTGCGGCACGGCAACGGGGCCCAGGTGCAGCGCGCGCTGCTGGAACGGACCGGCAGCCTGCGGGACGTCGTCACCGAGTGTGTGCGCCACACCCAGTCCTGA
- a CDS encoding DUF6480 family protein — translation MSYTNPDPEPERTTGLEPGGGVPPGETPPAESSLPETGPRETHNPPKGWAKAPLTIILVLAVLCAAFFLAFALILIL, via the coding sequence ATGAGTTACACGAATCCGGATCCCGAGCCCGAGCGCACCACCGGCCTCGAACCCGGCGGTGGCGTACCACCGGGCGAAACCCCGCCCGCGGAGAGCAGCCTGCCCGAGACGGGACCGCGGGAGACGCACAATCCCCCCAAGGGCTGGGCGAAGGCCCCGCTGACCATCATCCTCGTCCTCGCCGTGCTGTGCGCCGCCTTCTTCCTCGCCTTCGCGCTCATCCTCATTCTCTGA